CCCGATCGGTGTGCCAGCCCCACCAATCGAGGCCGCATAACACACTCCCAGAAGGAGAGCGGTGACAAAGCGACCATTCTCATCCTTCAGGGCTGCGGCGGCGGATAGTGCGATGGGCACCATCATCAACGTCGTCGCAGTGTTGGAGATCCACATGGACAGTAGCGCTGTCGCGATCATGAAGCCTGCCACCAGTGACAGGGGTGAAGCGCCAACGGCTGACACGACGTTCAAGGCGATCCGCTTGTGCAGGTTCCAGCGCTCGATGCTGAGCGCAACAATAAAACCGCCGAGAAGCAGCAGAACAATATGATCGGCATAACCAGAGCCGATCTGCCGGGGCGAACCGGCGTCGAACAGGGGCAAGACGATCAGCGGCAAGAGCGATGTGACCGGGATCGGGATCGGCTCTGTCGCCCACCAGATGGCCATCCAGACCAGAAGCGCCCCAGTGGCCCAGGCCGGGAAAGCCAACCCTTTGGGCGCGCCCAGCAGGAGCATCAACGCTGCAATGCCAGGGCCTAGAACCAGACCAATGCGTCCAGCGAGATTGGGGGCTTTATCCATTCCTCCTAAGGGCAGAGCTTGGCCCGGGAAGTCAAGAAGGTGTTAGGATTCAAGGATGAGATCGTTGCGATGGACCAGCGCTGGCCGTCCGCGATACCCGAGCTGCGCTTCGACTTCTTCAGAGTGTCGCCCGGCAATGCGCGCGGCATCTTCAGATCCATAGGCGGTCACGCCCTTGCCGATCAGGGTCCCACTTTCATCCTTGATGGCAACCGCCGCACCGCGCGCGAACTGACCATCGACGCGTCGCACCCCGACCGGCAGCAAACTGGCCCCTCTGCGCAATGCCGTTGCAGCGCCCGCATCGACATAGACCGTGCCTTCCGGCGTCAGGTGGCCGCGTAACCAGACTTCCCGCGCTTTCTCTGGGCTCATGGACGGCAAGACCCAGGTGGCGCGCCCTCCACTGAGCAGGGCGGACACGGGATTGATCGAAGTCCCAAGCGTGATCACAGTCATGCACCCAGCAGCCTGGGCGATCCGGGCGGCTGCAAGCTTGGTCGCCATGCCACCGCTGCCAACGTTCGCTGCCTGATTGATGTCTCCGGCCATGTCCTCATGCGCCTCAGTGAGTTCTTCAATCACAGGAATATGGTGCGCGCTGGAATCGGAGCGCGGATCGGCTGAGTATAGTCCATCGACGTCTGAGAGGAGAACCAGCGCATCAGCGCCGATCATTTGCGCGACGCGAGCTGCGAGTCGATCATTGTCGCCATACCGGATCTCGTCCGTGGCGACAGAGTCATTCTCGTTGATGACGGGCACTGCGCCCGCGCCGAGCAGCGTCTCCAGGGTCGCTCGTGCATTCAGCCAGCGCCGCCGGTTCTCCGTGTCCTCAAGCGTCAGGAGGGCCTGCGCCACCACCGTCTCGTGCGCGCCAAAAGCGGTTGAGATCGCGGCCATCAAGAGTGGCTGGCCCAACGCCGCTGCCGCCTGCTTTTCTTCCAGCTTGCGTGGGCGATCCGATCCGAGCTGATTGCGCCCCAGGGCAATCGCGCCGGAGGACACCAGTATCACGTTTTGCCCGCCCGCTCGCAGTGCCGCGATATCGGCGGCCAGAGAATTCAACCAGTCCTGACGCGCATGGCCGCCCTCGGCCACGAGCGCGGAGCCAATTTTAATCACAATACGCTTGGCTGCGCGAAAAGAAGAAAGCGGGGCAACCGTCATTATCCGAGCGGGCTCCAGCTCTCGTCCTCAGTATCCGGGTCCGCTTCCGCTCGCTTGATCTCGCCAAGCTCCTGCAACATCAGCCCCAGCGCTTCACGCACGCCATCCCCCGAGACGGCAGAGATTCGCAAAGGCTCCTGACCGCAAGCCTGTTTTAGAATCCGGGCCTGCTCATCAATCAGTTCCTCATCCAACACATCGATCTTGGACAGCGCGATAATCTCCGGCTTGGACGCAAGGTTTGAATCATACGCCTCCAATTCTTCGCGAATGGTGCGATAGGCTTCATCCGGATCATCCTGCGTGCAGTCGATCAGGTGCAGCAGCACCTTGCAGCGTTCGACATGGCCGAGGAAACGGTGACCGAGCCCGACACCGTCCGCGGCGCCTTCGACGAGACCGGGAATATCCGCAAGTACGAAGCGCGACCCGGGCCCCAGATCGACAATGCCCAGGCCGGGGTGCAAGGTCGTGAAGGGATAATCGGCAATCTTGGGTTTCGCCGCTGTCGCCCGGCTCAGGAAAGTCGACTTGCCGGCATTGGGCAGTCCCAGCAATCCGGCATCGGCGATCAATTTCAGGCGCAGCCAGAGCGTGAACTCTTCGCCGGCTTCGCCAGGATTGGCGCGGCGCGGGGCCTGATTGGTCGAGCTCTTGAAGCGCAGATTGCCCCAACCGCCATTGCCGCCCTCGGCGACCATGATACGCTGACCGACCTCGGTCAGATCGGCGACCAGCGTTTCGCGATCTTCTTCGTAGATTTGCGTGCCGACCGGCACTTTGACCACTTTGTCCGCACCGCCGCGGCCGTGGCGCTGCTTGCCCATGCCATGGCCACCCCGTTCGGCAAAGTGATGCTGCTGGTAGCGATAGTCGATCAGCGTATTCAGGCCTTCGACCGCCTCGACATAAACGTGCCCCCCGCGGCCGCCATCGCCGCCATCGGGACCGCCAAATTCGACATAGGCTTCGCGGCGGAATGACGCGCAGCCATTTCCGCCATGTCCGGCTTTCACATAGATTTTTGCCTGATCGAGGAACTTCATGACGGCTCTTCTTCTCTAATGTGCGGCAATACGCAAGGCCAGGTCGGGATCTGTACCTTTCGTGTACCGAACGGCCAGGCTTTTCCGGCCCCTCGCGCGACCGAAAAGTTCGACCTCCCCGCAGGGTTCGAAGCCGAGCTTTTCGAGAACCCGTCCAGAGGCCGGATTATCGACAAAATGACCAGACGCAAAGTGTTCAAGCTCCATCTCGGTCTCAGCCCAGTCCATGACCGCCTTGGCCGCCTCGGTGACATAGCCCTTGCCCCACCAGTCCTGGCCAAGCCAGTAGCCGATTTCCCAGACGTCCATGGGCTTGAGGTCCAGGCCGACACAGCCAATGACGCCCGCCTCCGGCTGGGTAATGACCAGAACATAAGCCGTGTCCTCGACCCAGCCTTTTGGGACGCGCTCGAGCCAATCCTCGGCGTCCGAGAGCTGATAGGGATACGGCGCGCGCCCAAGATTCCAGGCAACGTCCTTCACCCCGATCCGCGCTGTGATTTGTGGCGCGTCTTCTGGCAAAGGCGGACGCAGCACCAGCCGCTCGGTTCGAAGAATGATCGGGTTGGCCATCCGTCCGCCTCGCTACACCAATGCGCCGGCGGTGAGCGCGTCTTCAGCGCCCAGGGCATAGCGCCAGGCCTTGTCCTTGCCGCCACGGCCCTGGCTGTACATCATCCGTTCGCCCGTGCGCTTGAATCCGAGCTTTTCCAGCACCCGTCCGGACGCTGGATTGTCCTGGAAATGGCCAGCTTCGAACCGGGAGACGCCAAACTGAGTTTCCCCCCAGGCCAGAAGCGCCTGCGCCGCCTCGGTCGCGACCCCGCGCCCCTGCACGGCCTTGTCGACCCAATAGCCAATCTCCCAGGCGTCACCTGTGGCTCGGTTGAAGCCAACGGAGCCGATAACGCCGGCTTCAGCATGCGTAATCACAAAGGCATACTCTCGCCCCTGCGCGCGTGCCTTGTCCGCATAGGCCACCCAATCCAGCGCGTCTTTTGGCGCATAAGGATGCGGCAAGCGCGCCAGATTGCGGGCCATGTCCGCATCATTCACGCAGCAGGCAATCTGGCGGGCATCTTCTGCGCGTGGGGCGCGCATCAGAAAGCGTTCAGACCGAAATTCATAAGATCCACTCATCTGCGGTCTCCATCGGGAAGGCAAAGAAAAAGGGAGGCAGTGGCCTGCCTCCCCTCGGATCTTCTGGCCACCCCCCGGCGGCCGTGTAATGGGCCGCGCTATTCAGCTGCGTCCGCAAGCGGTGTCACCGACACATACTGACGGTTGCCGCGCTTGCGCGAGAATTCCACTTTCCCTTCTACGAGTGCATAGAGGGTGTGATCCTTGCCCATGCCGACGCCGCGACCCGGATAGGTCTTGGTGCCGCGCTGGCGGATGATGATGTTGCCCGGGATCACGTGCTCGCCACCATATTTCTTGGTGCCGAGATACTTAGGATTTGAATCGCGTCCGTTCTTCGACGAGCCGCCTGATTTCTTATGAGCCATATCCGGTCTCCAATCTGCAGTTCCAGCCTATAGCTGAAATCTTACCCTTTCGCGAGCTCTTTAGCCTGGGCGACCCAGTCATTGCTCTCAAACTTGCCAGAAGCGCCAATCTTCTCTTCCAGCGCCTCAATATCGGCTTTCTTCATCTTCGCGATTTGCGCGAAGGTGGTGATGCCTTCTGCTTCCAGTTTGCCCGCAAAGACCTTGCCGAGACCTTTCATCTTGGTCAGGTCATCGGCCTTGGCCGGGGCGGCCTCTTTCTTCGGGGCGGCCTTCTTGGCGGCGGGCTTGGCAGCCTCGTCCTTCTTGGCCGCCGGCTTTTTAGCTTCAGCCTTAGGAGCAGCTTCTGCCTTAGGCGCCGCTTCCTTCTTCGGCGCAGCTTTCTTCTTGGCTGGCGCTTTCTTGCCGTCAGCGAGGATCGAGTCGATCGTCACAACGGTTTCGAGCTGGCGATGGCCTTTTTTGCGGCGGTAGGTGTTGCGCTGCCGCTTCTTCATGATGATGACCTTGGCGCCCTTGCGCTGCTCGGCCACGGTACCGACGACGCTGGCACCGGCCACAACCGGCTCACCAATGGTGACTTTCTTGTCGTCGCCCAGCATCAGAACGCTGTCGAACGTAACGCTGTCGCCAGCATCTGCGGCGAGCTTCTCAATGACGATCTCATCGCCTTCGGCAACTTTATACTGTTTGCCACCTGTCTTAATGACCGCGAACATGACGCTCGTCCTTTTCAGAACATAAAAAATGAAACATTTGCCGCTGCCGAACCCGGCGCGGACATGAAGGCGCGGGTAAACACCAAACAGGGCACAGAGTCAAACCTATTTCCGCATGAAAAGCAGGGCTTGATGCGATTACCATCCGGCGCTAGGGCATCCCCGCGCGGAGAGGTGCCGGAGTGGCTGAACGGGACGGTCTCGAAAACCGTTGAGCGCGCAAGCGTTCCGAGGGTTCGAATCCCTCTCTCTCCGCCAGACTTAAGGCGCCGCAGCGGCGAAATCTGTTCCCGCGGCATCGTCGCCGTTCGCTTCAGGTTCCAGGCGTTTGATACGGTCGCGTTCTTCATCGGCCTCTGCGTCGCGGCCAAGCTCTGTCAGCGCTTCGACGCGCATGCGGCGGACCTGGATGTTGGCCGGATCGCGTTCGAGCAAATTGTCGGCATTGGCCAAGGCGTCGGTGAATTTCTCCAGCGACATCTGGACAGATACCAATTGCTCAGTCGTTTCCGGATCCGCTTCCTCGCTCATCGATGTCAGTTGCAACAGGGTTTCCTCGGCCTTTTCCGGGCTCCCGGCGGCGGCGTAATTGCGGGCCAGGGCGATCAGAACCGTCGCGTCGTTCGGGTTCGCCTCCATGTAAGCCAACAGGGCTTCTTCAGCTTGCTCATAGGCTTCCATCGCCATCAGATGATCTGACAGCTCGAACGTGATCTTGCGGCTCTCTGGATTCAGCGTGAGGGCTTGCTGAAACGCGTTCAAAGCCTCTTCATCTGCCTCCATCGCCGTTTGGGCGCGTGCCTTGTAGAGCCAGAACAGAGCGCTTTCGGGATTGGTCTCCAATAGCGCATCGAGACGCGTCAGGGCCGCCTCGGCATCCTCGCTGCGATACTCATAGCGGGCCAGCGCAAATCTTGCCGGTTGCATGAAGATCGAGGTGTCCGGAAGCTCGGCCAGTGTCGAGATGGCCGCGTCCCGTTGATCCAATGCAAGCTGCAACAGCGCGCAAAGATAGGTCAGGCGCTCATCGTCTCGGCGCGCCGAGCAGGTGAGGTCCATCGTCTCTGCCGAAGGCGGTCGAACGATGCCGCTCACTTCTTCCAGGGCCTGCAGCATGATTTCCTGCTGTGTCGACATTTCGACATTTGACATGGTGCCGACAATTCTGCGCGCGGCGCGTGGACGCTCGGACACCAGCAGGTTCACCGCTCGCGAGAACAGGACATCGAAATCGTTCTGCGCTTCAGCACTGGCCGACCGGAACATGGGCAGAGCCGCTTCGAACCGACCGAAGGCGAAATTGTACTCGGCCCATTCCTTCATCGTCTGGGCGCTGTCCGGCGCGAGCGCCAGGGCGCGTTCATAGTCAGCCTCTACCTCATCGCTCTCAAAACTGCCTGCCCGGGCTTTCGCGGTCGCCAGACGCCTCCAGGTGGGACCACTATCCGGACGATATTCAATTGATTTGTCGAAGGCCTTGATCGCATCGTCAAAGGCGCCAATCGCCATCTGAGACTGGCCGAGCAGCGACAGAGATTTGCCTTTTCGGGAACTGCTGGTGATGTCGACCGAGCGCTCGAACACCCGGATGGCTTCCTCATGCTGGCCGGTTTCGGCGAGCAGGATTCCGTAATTCACATAGCCTGGATTGTGGTTCGGGTTCGCGGCGACATGAACCGCATAGGCATTGATGGCCGCTTCGATATTGCCGGCGCCGCGATAGGACTGGGCGAAGGAGAAGGAACTGCCATGCTCGATACGCTCCTCCGGCGACAGGCCGGACAGAACGGAAAGCGCCTCATCGTGGCGTTTACGCTTGGCCAGCAGGCGGCCGACATAGGCTTGTAGCTCCGGGCGTTTCGATGGGTCAGCGGTGCGGAAGAACACGGTGCCGCGAAGCGTGTCAGAGGAGAGGGGTGCGAGCGAGGTATTCTGCACGATGGCAAGCAGGTCATCGTGATAATCAGCGGCCACTTCTTCATCAGCGGTAAGCTCGATTTCCGACTGATCATCTGACGAAATCGCGCGCACGATTCCTTCCTGATGGTCGCTGCGTACCACGATCTCAGCAATCAGGGCGCTCAGAGAAAGCACCAGTGCAAGAGCGGTCAGGACCGGCGCGGAGAAGAGACGCGATTGGTCATGCATGAGCCAGACCCTTGTCTTTCAGGCTCTCGACGAGGCCTTTTTGCTGAACGTTTTGAATCTCAATGCCCGGGCGCCCGTTCACTTCAAGTACGAGTGGACCGCGATCATGGTCGAGACAGACATCGACGCCGATATAGCCGAGCGGAATGGCCTCTGCCGAATTTTTGGAGATATCGATGATCTGGCGCCATTTCGGAATCTTGAAGCCGATCAGGTCGGCCCCTGTATCCGGATGCTCAGGTGTCGTCTGGCCTTTCAGCGCTGCATTGGTGACTTCGCCGGTTTCAATATCGATGGCGAGCCCGATCGCGCCCTGATGCAGGTTGGCCTTACCGCCCGACTTCTTGGTCGGCAGACGTAGCATGGCCGAGACCGGACGTTTCTCATGCAGGATGACGCGAATGTCGGACAGGCCAAAATCGGACAGCTCGCTCAGCTCACCATGCTGGGTCAGTAGCGGCTCGACATAGGCATAGTCTTCGTCGCCGCTTTGGGAGAATGAGCCATTCAGGATTTCGCCAACATGCCGCGAAACCTGCTCCGGTGTTCGGACCTTGCCGCTGGCCGAGACGAAGTCTTTGCCTTCCCGGCCGGTAATAATCATGATGCCATTGCCCTGAGAGCCACGGTTCGGCTTCAGCGCGAAAGCGCCCAGGTCGGCCAGGGTTTGCATGAATTCAGGTAGCTCGCGGAAGGACTTACAGACCGCATAGGTCTTGGCGACCGGCACACCGGCATCCTTCAGGATCTCTTTGCTGCGCAGCTTGTCAGCGGCGAGATCGAGCAATTCCGTCGAGTTGAGCGTATTCACATAATCGCGATTGCGGGCATTCATGCCCAGCACCGGACCATTGCCGAGGATCGAGCGGAAGCGGAAATATTCCTGCAAGCGCATGCCGGACCACTGTCCAATCGCCAGCTGGATCGCCAGAACCAACAACAACAGCTCGGGCATCAGCGCGAAAAGGCCCTGCAGCAGGACAGACGAGAAGACGATGTAACAGGCAATGATCGTCACCAGTGTGCCAGCGCCAGTGGTCATCATGCCTCGCCAGTCGCTCTCATCCACCATGTTGTGAATGCGCTCAGCCAGGAAGGAAATGATGACGACCGGGAACAAGGCCAGGATCCCGAACTGCAGGCTGGAACGGTTGCCGAGCCAGAGCAGAATGCCGATGAACAGGACCGTACAGATCGTAATCACCGCGGCTAATCGCGGAATTTTCAATATGTTGAACGAGTTGAAATAAGCGAGCATCGCCACCGCGAAGGCGACAATGCCTGAAAACGTGATGAGGCCGAGCCAGAGGCCCGTATTCATACACGCCGCGGCGATCAACATGGGCATGAAAATCCCGAACGTCTGAAGACCGACCACACTGCGCAGGAAGATCGTGACCAGAGCGGCCAATGGAAACATCAGGAACACGCCGATCATTTCTTCCGGCAGACCTGTCAGCTTCATCAGCCGGGCCGCGTTAAAACGGTTGAGCACGGGTTCGTTCTCGTCAAACTCGAACAGGGCCGGGGACTGGCTCACCGGTGAAATGGTGAACCGGTAATCGAAATTGATATTGCGCGTGTGTCGGAACAGGGCGTGATCGCCCGTATACAAGCGCAGATAGTTTTCCGGCAGGCTGGCAAAATGACCATTGGTCGGATCGAACGGCACCCAGCGCCCTTCAATCAAGACCTCCAGCCATTGGTGTGAGGTCTTCTTCGACCCTTCATTCATGATCACGCCGCCAACCAGGCGAGCGGGAATGCCATTCGAGCGGGCCAGGGCCACAAACAGACGGCCTTTACCGTTGCAGCTCGCACGTCCCAGCCGCAACGCGGTCAGCGCGTCCGTGAAGCCCTTGAACGGCGCGCCCTCAATGTTCAGGTAGGTGTAATCGTAAATCGCCTGAAGCACCGGCACGAGTTCGCGACTGTCCGCGGGTTGGATGGCAGACCAGAGCTCCATGATTTCAGGGTGGCCGACCTGAACGCCCTCTTCCTCGACTAGATACTGGGCGTACTGCTCTGGCAGGAATTGCGGCACCTGCAAGGATTCATCCAGCGCATAGCTGAGCTGTTTGGACGTGATCATCGCGTGATAGCGAATTTCCCGGCCGCGATCACCGGACCACATGCCTCGGCGGCCGGATGCATCGGTTTGATCGTCGAACTGCAACTGTCCTGACAGGATATTCTCGCGGACAATGTCCTGACGCTCATCTGTCGCGGGCAGGAATGTGGTGACATCGACATCGCGATCGTCGCCGACAAAACT
This DNA window, taken from Hyphomonas sp. Mor2, encodes the following:
- the proB gene encoding glutamate 5-kinase, which gives rise to MTVAPLSSFRAAKRIVIKIGSALVAEGGHARQDWLNSLAADIAALRAGGQNVILVSSGAIALGRNQLGSDRPRKLEEKQAAAALGQPLLMAAISTAFGAHETVVAQALLTLEDTENRRRWLNARATLETLLGAGAVPVINENDSVATDEIRYGDNDRLAARVAQMIGADALVLLSDVDGLYSADPRSDSSAHHIPVIEELTEAHEDMAGDINQAANVGSGGMATKLAAARIAQAAGCMTVITLGTSINPVSALLSGGRATWVLPSMSPEKAREVWLRGHLTPEGTVYVDAGAATALRRGASLLPVGVRRVDGQFARGAAVAIKDESGTLIGKGVTAYGSEDAARIAGRHSEEVEAQLGYRGRPALVHRNDLILES
- the obgE gene encoding GTPase ObgE, with the protein product MKFLDQAKIYVKAGHGGNGCASFRREAYVEFGGPDGGDGGRGGHVYVEAVEGLNTLIDYRYQQHHFAERGGHGMGKQRHGRGGADKVVKVPVGTQIYEEDRETLVADLTEVGQRIMVAEGGNGGWGNLRFKSSTNQAPRRANPGEAGEEFTLWLRLKLIADAGLLGLPNAGKSTFLSRATAAKPKIADYPFTTLHPGLGIVDLGPGSRFVLADIPGLVEGAADGVGLGHRFLGHVERCKVLLHLIDCTQDDPDEAYRTIREELEAYDSNLASKPEIIALSKIDVLDEELIDEQARILKQACGQEPLRISAVSGDGVREALGLMLQELGEIKRAEADPDTEDESWSPLG
- a CDS encoding GNAT family N-acetyltransferase, translating into MANPIILRTERLVLRPPLPEDAPQITARIGVKDVAWNLGRAPYPYQLSDAEDWLERVPKGWVEDTAYVLVITQPEAGVIGCVGLDLKPMDVWEIGYWLGQDWWGKGYVTEAAKAVMDWAETEMELEHFASGHFVDNPASGRVLEKLGFEPCGEVELFGRARGRKSLAVRYTKGTDPDLALRIAAH
- a CDS encoding GNAT family N-acetyltransferase, yielding MSGSYEFRSERFLMRAPRAEDARQIACCVNDADMARNLARLPHPYAPKDALDWVAYADKARAQGREYAFVITHAEAGVIGSVGFNRATGDAWEIGYWVDKAVQGRGVATEAAQALLAWGETQFGVSRFEAGHFQDNPASGRVLEKLGFKRTGERMMYSQGRGGKDKAWRYALGAEDALTAGALV
- the rpmA gene encoding 50S ribosomal protein L27; the protein is MAHKKSGGSSKNGRDSNPKYLGTKKYGGEHVIPGNIIIRQRGTKTYPGRGVGMGKDHTLYALVEGKVEFSRKRGNRQYVSVTPLADAAE
- a CDS encoding 50S ribosomal protein L21, which encodes MFAVIKTGGKQYKVAEGDEIVIEKLAADAGDSVTFDSVLMLGDDKKVTIGEPVVAGASVVGTVAEQRKGAKVIIMKKRQRNTYRRKKGHRQLETVVTIDSILADGKKAPAKKKAAPKKEAAPKAEAAPKAEAKKPAAKKDEAAKPAAKKAAPKKEAAPAKADDLTKMKGLGKVFAGKLEAEGITTFAQIAKMKKADIEALEEKIGASGKFESNDWVAQAKELAKG
- a CDS encoding tetratricopeptide repeat protein; the protein is MHDQSRLFSAPVLTALALVLSLSALIAEIVVRSDHQEGIVRAISSDDQSEIELTADEEVAADYHDDLLAIVQNTSLAPLSSDTLRGTVFFRTADPSKRPELQAYVGRLLAKRKRHDEALSVLSGLSPEERIEHGSSFSFAQSYRGAGNIEAAINAYAVHVAANPNHNPGYVNYGILLAETGQHEEAIRVFERSVDITSSSRKGKSLSLLGQSQMAIGAFDDAIKAFDKSIEYRPDSGPTWRRLATAKARAGSFESDEVEADYERALALAPDSAQTMKEWAEYNFAFGRFEAALPMFRSASAEAQNDFDVLFSRAVNLLVSERPRAARRIVGTMSNVEMSTQQEIMLQALEEVSGIVRPPSAETMDLTCSARRDDERLTYLCALLQLALDQRDAAISTLAELPDTSIFMQPARFALARYEYRSEDAEAALTRLDALLETNPESALFWLYKARAQTAMEADEEALNAFQQALTLNPESRKITFELSDHLMAMEAYEQAEEALLAYMEANPNDATVLIALARNYAAAGSPEKAEETLLQLTSMSEEADPETTEQLVSVQMSLEKFTDALANADNLLERDPANIQVRRMRVEALTELGRDAEADEERDRIKRLEPEANGDDAAGTDFAAAAP
- a CDS encoding sugar-transfer associated ATP-grasp domain-containing protein, which translates into the protein MNWLARLATIARHPSGWLIAICLVLAIAHLRSSPTLLSQLRAVTLYDFSLAMSFVGDDRDVDVTTFLPATDERQDIVRENILSGQLQFDDQTDASGRRGMWSGDRGREIRYHAMITSKQLSYALDESLQVPQFLPEQYAQYLVEEEGVQVGHPEIMELWSAIQPADSRELVPVLQAIYDYTYLNIEGAPFKGFTDALTALRLGRASCNGKGRLFVALARSNGIPARLVGGVIMNEGSKKTSHQWLEVLIEGRWVPFDPTNGHFASLPENYLRLYTGDHALFRHTRNINFDYRFTISPVSQSPALFEFDENEPVLNRFNAARLMKLTGLPEEMIGVFLMFPLAALVTIFLRSVVGLQTFGIFMPMLIAAACMNTGLWLGLITFSGIVAFAVAMLAYFNSFNILKIPRLAAVITICTVLFIGILLWLGNRSSLQFGILALFPVVIISFLAERIHNMVDESDWRGMMTTGAGTLVTIIACYIVFSSVLLQGLFALMPELLLLVLAIQLAIGQWSGMRLQEYFRFRSILGNGPVLGMNARNRDYVNTLNSTELLDLAADKLRSKEILKDAGVPVAKTYAVCKSFRELPEFMQTLADLGAFALKPNRGSQGNGIMIITGREGKDFVSASGKVRTPEQVSRHVGEILNGSFSQSGDEDYAYVEPLLTQHGELSELSDFGLSDIRVILHEKRPVSAMLRLPTKKSGGKANLHQGAIGLAIDIETGEVTNAALKGQTTPEHPDTGADLIGFKIPKWRQIIDISKNSAEAIPLGYIGVDVCLDHDRGPLVLEVNGRPGIEIQNVQQKGLVESLKDKGLAHA